A genomic region of Gemmata massiliana contains the following coding sequences:
- a CDS encoding AAA family ATPase produces MSVFEVRKAKRQRRPLKIALEGLSGSGKTFTALRLAFALKRAGIGSRIVVADSENESAGLYDGVQMDGEKWEYEVCPIPADKHTPKGYTECYEFLVKAGFDIIIFDSLSHAWHGAMESVDKYAQQNKGDKFGGWAKVTPDQRKMLTALTDPRAHMIATMRVKSEYERIDDSGKARIKKVGMKTDQRENTEYEFDCVVRLEPESHTAHVEKVRGCTAMDGATGEHPGPEFWQPLMTWWLSAEAVPPPPPPAPAQPPVTPLSTAPAEDAARKAFAAAKNLDQLLAAWNGLPNHIREKVEKDKDARKAVLSAPAPVTSKVGADGVERDELGARIFANGAPPDVDQTELFENSSGGPPR; encoded by the coding sequence ATGTCCGTGTTCGAGGTCCGCAAAGCGAAGCGCCAGCGCCGCCCGTTGAAGATCGCGCTCGAGGGGTTGAGCGGGTCCGGGAAGACGTTCACCGCACTGCGCCTGGCGTTCGCCCTGAAGCGCGCCGGGATCGGCTCCCGCATCGTCGTTGCCGACTCGGAGAACGAGTCGGCCGGGCTGTACGACGGCGTGCAGATGGACGGCGAGAAGTGGGAGTACGAGGTGTGCCCGATCCCCGCGGATAAGCACACCCCCAAGGGGTACACGGAGTGTTACGAGTTCCTGGTGAAAGCCGGGTTCGACATCATCATTTTCGACTCGCTCTCGCACGCCTGGCACGGGGCGATGGAGTCGGTTGACAAGTACGCCCAACAGAACAAGGGCGACAAGTTCGGGGGATGGGCGAAGGTCACCCCGGACCAGCGGAAAATGCTCACCGCGCTCACCGACCCGCGCGCACACATGATCGCGACCATGCGGGTGAAGAGTGAGTACGAGCGCATCGACGACAGCGGGAAAGCGCGGATCAAGAAGGTCGGAATGAAGACCGACCAGCGCGAGAACACCGAGTACGAGTTTGATTGCGTCGTGCGGCTCGAGCCCGAATCCCACACGGCCCACGTCGAGAAGGTGCGCGGTTGCACGGCGATGGACGGTGCAACCGGCGAGCACCCCGGCCCGGAGTTCTGGCAGCCCCTTATGACATGGTGGCTCTCGGCCGAGGCGGTTCCGCCCCCACCCCCGCCCGCGCCGGCGCAACCGCCGGTCACTCCCCTCTCGACCGCACCGGCCGAGGACGCGGCCCGCAAAGCGTTCGCCGCGGCCAAGAACCTCGACCAGCTCCTCGCGGCGTGGAACGGGCTCCCGAACCACATCCGGGAGAAGGTCGAGAAAGACAAGGACGCGCGCAAGGCCGTGCTGTCGGCGCCCGCGCCCGTGACCTCGAAAGTGGGCGCGGACGGGGTGGAACGCGACGAACTCGGCGCCCGCATCTTCGCCAACGGTGCGCCCCCGGATGTGGACCAAACCGAGTTGTTCGAGAACTCGAGCGGTGGCCCGCCGCGCTGA
- a CDS encoding DNA-methyltransferase produces MIELPTELEPVRVFQGDSLVALRALPDGCADALITDPPYSSGGMVRADRVNHTTDAKYTLTQHAGKRPNFGGDNMDQRAWQSWCYEWLVEAKRIVKPGGYLVTFTDWRQLPALTDVVQWAGWVWRGVNVWDKTEAAKGPHLGYFGYQSEFAVWATNGPCVTKPSLAEGGEGRMPGCFRQAVSVADKHHQTGKPTPVMRWLVRCCPPGGLIVDPFGGSGTTGVAAAHEGRRCLVIEREGPYVEIARQRVGQVLGRDAGSLFGEVA; encoded by the coding sequence GTGATCGAGTTACCGACAGAGCTTGAGCCGGTGCGCGTGTTCCAGGGCGATTCCCTGGTCGCGCTCCGGGCACTGCCGGACGGGTGCGCCGACGCGCTCATCACGGACCCGCCGTACTCCTCGGGCGGCATGGTCCGGGCGGACCGCGTGAACCACACGACCGACGCCAAATACACGCTCACCCAGCACGCGGGCAAGCGCCCGAACTTCGGCGGGGACAACATGGACCAGCGCGCGTGGCAGAGCTGGTGTTACGAGTGGTTGGTCGAGGCGAAGCGGATCGTGAAGCCGGGCGGGTACCTGGTCACGTTCACGGACTGGCGCCAGCTCCCGGCGCTGACGGACGTGGTGCAGTGGGCCGGGTGGGTGTGGCGCGGGGTGAACGTGTGGGACAAGACCGAGGCCGCGAAGGGGCCGCACCTCGGCTACTTCGGGTACCAGTCCGAATTCGCGGTGTGGGCCACGAACGGACCGTGCGTGACGAAGCCGTCGCTCGCCGAGGGCGGTGAGGGGCGCATGCCCGGGTGCTTCCGCCAGGCCGTTTCGGTCGCGGACAAGCACCACCAGACCGGGAAGCCCACACCGGTGATGCGGTGGCTGGTCCGGTGCTGTCCCCCGGGCGGGCTCATCGTGGACCCGTTCGGCGGGTCCGGGACGACGGGCGTGGCCGCGGCCCACGAGGGGCGCCGGTGCCTGGTGATCGAGCGCGAGGGGCCATACGTCGAGATCGCGCGCCAGCGCGTGGGCCAGGTGCTCGGCCGTGACGCCGGCTCCCTGTTCGGGGAGGTGGCGTAA
- a CDS encoding PDDEXK family nuclease: MKIPRNVADDCLRLAGIDPLEGASESEFQAQLVREAKRLGWECYHTHDSRRSEAGFPDLVLIRGPVLIVAELKVKRNKPTAAQVKWLELFAGAGARAFHWRPENWAEIVEQLRAA; encoded by the coding sequence ATGAAGATACCGCGCAACGTGGCCGACGACTGTCTCCGGCTCGCGGGCATTGACCCGCTCGAGGGTGCGAGTGAGTCGGAGTTCCAGGCGCAGTTGGTTCGCGAGGCGAAGCGGCTCGGGTGGGAGTGCTACCACACGCACGACTCGCGCCGGAGCGAGGCCGGGTTCCCGGACCTGGTGTTGATCCGTGGACCGGTGCTCATCGTGGCCGAGCTGAAGGTGAAGCGCAACAAGCCGACCGCGGCACAGGTGAAGTGGCTCGAGCTGTTCGCGGGCGCGGGCGCGCGGGCGTTTCACTGGCGCCCGGAAAATTGGGCCGAGATCGTCGAGCAGTTGAGGGCCGCATGA
- a CDS encoding TIGR02996 domain-containing protein has product MNERKALLDAIAIHAAEDTPRLVYADWLEEHGEGDLDRATVEFIRASCFRRNHKSGYMPRKAYRWLHENWQRLIPLTLGLHVRRWFFRDRIAQEVTTEVLWYRSGRTLNVGLWMPVKSWGGVFGWHWLDVEFNRGFAQWYEFRDVDVFDQVRDKLKADQPFARAKRIPVRDGYRGW; this is encoded by the coding sequence ATGAACGAACGCAAGGCACTGCTCGACGCGATCGCGATCCACGCGGCCGAGGATACCCCGCGCCTGGTGTACGCGGACTGGCTCGAGGAGCACGGGGAGGGCGATCTCGATAGGGCGACGGTCGAGTTCATTCGAGCGTCCTGTTTCCGTCGCAACCACAAGAGCGGGTACATGCCACGGAAGGCGTACCGGTGGCTTCACGAGAACTGGCAGCGGCTCATCCCGCTTACGCTCGGGTTACACGTGCGCCGGTGGTTCTTCCGCGATCGGATCGCGCAGGAAGTCACGACGGAGGTTCTGTGGTACCGGTCCGGGCGCACGCTCAATGTGGGGCTCTGGATGCCGGTCAAGTCGTGGGGCGGGGTATTCGGGTGGCACTGGCTCGATGTCGAGTTCAACCGCGGTTTCGCGCAGTGGTACGAGTTCCGCGACGTGGACGTGTTCGACCAGGTGCGCGACAAACTCAAGGCAGATCAGCCGTTCGCACGTGCGAAGCGGATTCCGGTTCGAGATGGTTACCGAGGGTGGTGA
- a CDS encoding tyrosinase family protein produces MTRREFARSASVAFALPALFPGQACAQNKFWVRKELNSLTVAEWDAFDKVVGCMIDTDKTWKPVAEIHNESCPHGNWFFLPWHRAYIHAFEQHARTICKDFTLPYWDWTARPDFPKRFLEMGNLKRATRVDANLKRPARADVVGQNALDLAFSTQLFTVFGGRPNPKDPKDLRYDRGAGVLEIGPHGGIHLYVGQNLGKQGRPGDMFTDLAPLDPIFWVHHANVDRLWAEWCYERGRPPKSKTWPDIQKGDWATKRLEFTINKKDYNYHVSDCLSTFDMGYTYESFGSNKKDSVVTFPEKVTTEPKQLTEVVKDGLVTTKSATTVEVTKYTADEIKMWAIKVSNNKEDTKTPGEIHAWVDFSSVPLSGGILKVFVNNPKADQRSGEKDSSYAGSIVFFPRKHGHTINRHHTTCVALTKALRATDYFKKPEVGISLTFVADSIAEGEESVARIERLSIEMLPVA; encoded by the coding sequence ATGACTCGTCGTGAATTCGCCCGGTCCGCCTCGGTCGCGTTCGCACTTCCCGCACTTTTCCCCGGCCAAGCCTGCGCTCAGAACAAGTTCTGGGTCCGTAAGGAACTCAACTCGCTCACTGTGGCCGAGTGGGATGCGTTCGACAAGGTAGTCGGTTGTATGATCGATACTGACAAGACCTGGAAACCGGTGGCGGAGATTCACAACGAGTCTTGCCCACACGGCAATTGGTTCTTCCTTCCGTGGCACCGTGCGTACATCCACGCTTTCGAGCAGCACGCACGCACCATATGTAAGGACTTTACGCTGCCTTACTGGGACTGGACCGCCCGGCCGGATTTCCCGAAGCGGTTCCTCGAGATGGGTAACCTCAAACGTGCCACTCGCGTCGATGCGAACCTCAAAAGGCCTGCCCGCGCTGATGTTGTCGGCCAGAACGCCCTGGACTTAGCCTTCTCGACACAGTTGTTCACCGTTTTCGGAGGCAGGCCGAACCCAAAAGACCCGAAAGATCTCCGGTACGATCGTGGAGCAGGCGTGCTTGAGATCGGCCCGCACGGCGGAATTCATCTGTACGTCGGCCAGAACTTAGGTAAGCAGGGTAGGCCTGGCGACATGTTCACCGATCTCGCGCCACTCGACCCGATCTTCTGGGTCCACCACGCTAACGTGGATCGGCTCTGGGCTGAATGGTGCTACGAGCGCGGACGACCACCCAAATCGAAAACCTGGCCTGATATTCAGAAGGGCGACTGGGCTACGAAACGGCTGGAGTTCACGATCAACAAGAAAGATTACAATTACCATGTAAGCGATTGTCTTTCCACCTTTGATATGGGCTACACATATGAGTCTTTTGGATCAAACAAAAAAGATAGTGTCGTAACTTTTCCTGAGAAAGTGACCACAGAACCTAAACAGTTGACTGAGGTGGTAAAAGACGGACTGGTGACCACTAAGTCAGCGACAACAGTTGAGGTTACGAAATACACCGCAGACGAGATCAAGATGTGGGCGATCAAAGTTAGCAATAACAAGGAAGATACCAAAACCCCCGGCGAAATCCACGCGTGGGTGGATTTCTCGTCCGTCCCTTTGAGCGGCGGGATCTTGAAGGTCTTCGTGAACAACCCCAAAGCCGATCAACGGAGTGGAGAAAAAGACAGTTCCTATGCGGGTTCTATCGTTTTCTTCCCGCGGAAGCACGGGCACACTATTAACCGTCATCACACAACTTGCGTTGCGCTCACTAAGGCGCTGCGAGCTACCGATTACTTTAAGAAACCAGAGGTGGGTATCTCACTTACCTTCGTTGCTGATTCCATCGCGGAAGGCGAGGAATCGGTCGCCCGAATTGAGAGACTCAGTATCGAGATGCTCCCAGTGGCGTAA